A segment of the Atribacteraceae bacterium genome:
CTACGGCAGTATTTCCCTGACACTTTGTTATGGGAAGGCGCCTTGGTGACCGATGAAAACGGTGAGATCACGATTCCTTTCCGCAATGCCCACAGCCTGACCCGTTGGCGGGTAGAAGTCCGGGCGGTTCATGAAGAACACTTCGGGGAAACGGTAGTGCATTTTCGAACTGCCTCCCCTTTCGCTCTGCGGGCGTCTCTTCCCCCATTTCTATTCCGTGGGGACCGCTTGAGTGCTGAGGTGACTCTCTGGAACGCACTGGATCCTCAGAGCGTCCAGCTCGATCTGCTGACTTCCCCGGGATTGACCGGTAATCTCGATATGCGGGAAACCATGGTCGGCCGGGAAGAAAAGTTGGTGTTTCCCTTGCACCTGGAAGCTCGGGAGCCCGGCGATGCCTGGTTCCGTTTATATGCCCGCGGAGAAACAGCAACGGACGGGATAGAGTTGCCACTCCCGGTCCTGGAAACAGCTATCCGCGTTCACAGCGAACGTTCTGTGTTGTTCCGGGACGAATCGGCCGGGTTTGATTTCCTGTACGAACCCGAGGCGTATACCAAGGCACCCGAGGTAAACCTGATCCTCTTTGCCAACCGGAATGAGCGATTACTCCGAGAGGGAAAATCCATATACCGATATCCCTACCGGGGCAGTGAGCAGATTGCCAGCCAGATCATCGCGCTTCTCTCGCTGCCGTCCGTTTCCACCAACAACTGGACGGAGCAAATACCTTCAGTGATCAGAGAAGGGATTCACGAACTCTACTCGCTGCAAAACCATGACGGTGGTTGGGGGTGGTGGAGCAATGGAGACAGCATGGTATTCCATACCGCCCATGTCCTTTTGGCTTTTTCCCTGGCCCGGGAACATGGCTATCCGGTGGGTCACAGTACGCTCGAGAGAGCCAGACATTATCTTGGTTGGGCCGTCGGTGAAGCTGATCCTTTCGAGCATTTGCTTGCCGATTATGCTCTGGCCCGTCTCTTCAAAGAAGAGACGGAATTTGGGAGGGTGCCGGTGTGGGTAGTGAGCGAATTGGACGATAAAGCCCTGGCTTTGTTCCTGTTACTCTCGCCGGAACCGGAGAGAGCCTTCCTGACCGAAACATTACTCAACCGCCGGAACGTGTATGGGGATACGATGTTCTTTGGCGAACACGACCCGGAAAAACCTTGGATCGATGACCGGATTCTCAGCACCACCCTGGCCGCTAAGGCCCTGTTTGAAAGCGGAGCACCGTTGGATGCGAACAGAGCCTATCTGTGGCTCTGGCGGGCCTTGGAAGGTGATCGGTATCTTGATACGATCGACCAGGCCTACTTTCTCTTGGTGAGCCGCCTGTTCGGGGAGGAAGAAAGCACTTCTGACGCCCCGACTTTTCAGGTGACAGTCAACGGACAGTCAATCCCTGCAGGGACAGGTGTATTCGGGCCAGAACTTTCCCCGGTGATCTCCGTTCCTTCCGATCTTCTGACGCCTGGTGTTAATCGGATCGAAGTCAGTGGACATACTTTGTTCATGGCCACCCTCGATGTGATTGGCTTTATGGAAGAACCACCTGACGAAGGGCTCCTGAGTGTCCAACGAAGATATTGGAAACTCAGGACGGCCCGCCGGGAAGACGGAAACCTGATCTTTGTCCGGGAACCGATTGAAACGTTGCTTCCGGGTGATGAAATTCTCTGTGAATTGGTGATCGATTCTCCCTACCCCTTGGAAAATCTGGTGATCGAAGAGGGAATGCCCGCTGGATTTGAACTGGTGCGTACCTGGTTTCACTTTCCGCTGTCCGACGATCTGGATGGGGAGGACTATGCATATTATCAAATTGTTACCCTCCACAATCATCAACCGGTCATTTTTGTCCATACCCTCAAAAAAGGGGAAAATGTGATAAGATACCTGTTGAGAGCGCGGGATACCGGCGTTTTTTCCGTTCTTCCAGGCAAGGCCTATTTGATGTATCATCCGGAAGTTTACGGGTACTCGGAGGTAGCAAACGTTGAGATCGGAAGGTGATATTCCCTGTAGCAGGCGCTTGACGGCGCTGATCGTTTTTATCCTGATAGTCCTGGCCGGTCGGTGGTCGGCGGAAGGGCTCGAGATTCAGATCCAGGTACAGGGAAATATTTCGGGGATTCCCAAAGGACAGATCCTTGAACTCTTTCAGGTATCTGCTCAGAAAATTGCATACCTGACGGGTCTGGATACAGATTTTCCCGTACGGGTCCTGGTTTACCAAAACCCGTACGAATACTTACGCGAGGGGTTGCCGGCCTGGTCGGTTGCCGCCTATCGCAATGGGGTGATCCATTTCCGGGACCCGTTGCTGTTTGCCCGGTATCGAACACTCCAGGAAGTGATTACCCACGAACTGCTGCACGCATTGATCAGTTATCGAAGTGTTTCCCTCCCCTTTTGGTTTGAAGAGGGTCTTGCTCAGGTCGTGTCACAAGGGACGGACTTTTCCGATTTTTCGTTCGATTACTGCCGGGTCGATCGGGAAACGGTGTTTTATTACCGGGAAACGCAGCGGGTGCTCACCGAACTCGTGGATCGTTATGGATGGGTGGGTATCCGGCACTTCTTCGTCCTGATGAATGATTATCCTTTTGCCGGTGCCTTTCGCGTGGCTTTTCCCCTGGAGACATCCATTCCGGACATTTTCCTTCCTTTGGAACGTGAAAATGAGGTGGAATGAATGATGGATGAGGGTTGATACGGGAGGTTTTCTCTCTTCATGGAATTCTTGGGAACGATTCTGCTTATCTTGTTTCTGATTTTGATCAATGCCTTTTTTGCTGCTTCTGAAATCGGGTTGATATCGGCTCGCCGGAGCAAGTTAAAGACATTACGGGAAAAAAATCCCGAACAGGTGGAAAGCCTGAACCGACTGTTGTCGAACCCGGGTAAACTTTTGGCGACTATTCAGATCGGGGTAACCATGGCCGGATTCTTTGCCAGTGCAGCCGGCGCAGTTTTTCTGGCCCAGAGACTCGGAGACCGCCTGCAGGCGACAGCGTATCCGGTCATCAGTCGTTTTGGTACCGAGATTATGATTGTCCTGGTTACGTTGGTTATTTCCTATTTGAGCCTGGTGTTGGGGGAACTCCTCCCCAAGCGGATCGCCCTGAGCAATCCGGAACAGGTTTCCCTGAGAGTCGTAAAAACCATTGAATTCTTGTCCCGCTTTTTTAAACCCATGGTCACGGCTCTCTCGGCGTCAACCGACTTTTTGTCCCGTCTGATTGGGTTATCCAAGATAGAAGTCGCTTCGGTTACCAGTGAAGAAATCAAAATCCTGATCTCTGAGCAACGGATGCTCCCCCTTGATGAACGTCGGTTGATCAGCCAGGTAGTCGATTTCGGAAACACTCTCGCCTATGAGGTCATGACCCCCCGGACAGATATGGTCTGCATCGAAGAAAACACCTCCCTCAAAGAAGTGCTGGAATTATCCATAAAAAGCCACTATTCTCGCATTCCGGTTTTTTTCGAAGATCTTGACAATATAATTGGATTTGTTCATATCAAAGACCTTCTCTGGTACTTGGAAGATGAAAAAAAAATCGAGAGCCGGCGGGCCAGGGAAGTTGTGCGGCCGATCCATTTTGTCCCAGCCACCAAAAAAGTCCTGAATCTCCTCCGAGAACTGCAGCAACGCAGGGTCCATATGGCAATCGTGCTGGACGAGTATGGCGGTACAGCCGGGCTGGTCACCACCGAAGACCTGCTTGAGGAACTGGTCGGAGAAATCTTCGACGAACACGACCGGGAAATGCCTCCCTACCGGAGAATTGGAGAAAACCAGTTTCTCGTGGACGCTTCGACTCCGATTGAAGACCTCAATGAATTATTGAATTTACGAATACCGGAAAGTGAACAATTTGAGTCGCTGGGTGGTTTAGTTATGGAGTTGCTGGGAAAAATCCCCGAGGAGGGTGAATCGATGGAAATCAATGAGTATACGATTCAGGTGGAGCGGATGAACCGGCGGCGGATCGCGACTGTCCGGATCATTGTCAATCGAAAAAGAGAAGGAGAGCTCTATGGCCAAACTGATTCTGGCTCATGATCTGGGAACGACCGGGAATAAGGCGACCTTGTTCGATGAAACGGGGTATATGATCGAGAGTGATTTTTTTGGATATGAAACCTATTTTCCCGATGCCCTCTCGGTTGAGCAGGATCCGAATGATTACTGGGAAGCGGTGGTGAATACCACCCGGCGTCTGCTCAAGAACAGCGGATATTCCAGGGAAGATGTGGCTGTCGTCAGTTTTTCCGGTCAAATGATGGCTGCTCTCCCGGTGGACGACCGGGGTAATCCCCTGTCCCGAACTTTGATCTGGGCCGACCGCCGGGGCGTCGCGGAAGTGCGGGATATCAGTGAACGGATCAGCCCGGAGGAAATCTATGCCATCACTGGACACCGGCTGAGCGCTAATTATTCCTTGGCCAAGATTCTATGGATCAAAAAGCATCTTCCGGATGCCTACCGGAATGCTCGCGCTTTTCTTATGGCCAAGGACTTTGTTGTCTATAAATTGACCGGTCGATTGGTTACGGATTATTCCGATGCTTCAGGAACGAATCTCTTTGATCTGGTCGACGAAGAATGGTCCGGAGAAATCCTGGAACGAGTAGGAATCGACGGCGAAAAACTTCCGCCTCTTTTCTCGTCGGTGGATGTGGTGGGAGATATCACCACTGAAGCGGCGGAGGCGTGTGGCTTGCGTGCCGGAACTCCAGTCGTGATCGGAGGAGGAGACGGGCCGTGCGCGGCGACTGGTGCCGGGGTGGTACGGGAAGGCCAGGCTTATAACTACTTGGGTTCTTCATCGTGGATCGCCCTGGCGTCTACCCGCCCCGTTTATGATCCCAGAAAAAGGACTTTCACGTTCCACCACTTGGAGCGGGGTTTGTTTATGCCCACCGGAACCATGCAAGCCGCCGGTGGGTCGTTCCAGTGGTGTCGGGATACCCTGTGTGAGCGGGAGAAATCCATGTCCAGCGAACTCGGAGTGAGTTCCTATGAACTTATGGATCTTGAAGCGGGGAAAATCTCTCCCGGTTCGGAAGGGCTTTTCTTCCTTCCTTACCTCATGGGAGAGCGTGCTCCCTGGTGGAATCCACATGCCCGGGGTGCGTTCATCGGATTGACTCCCCGTCATCGCAAGGGTCACCTGATTCGTTCTGTGTTGGAAGGAGTGAGTTTCAATCTGCGTATCATCCTGGATGCTTTTCGCGAACAGGGCATTCCGATTGAAAGTATGCGGGTTATCGGAGGCGGTGCCCGGGGTGATTTCTGGAACCGCATTCTGGCCAGCATGTTTGAGATCGAGGTGCTCCGACCGATTTACATCGAAGAAGCGACTTCCCTGGGAGCGGCGATTGCCGGTGGGGTAGGTATCGGGATGTTCCCCGATCTCTCCTCAGCTGAGGAATTGGTGAAAATCAGGGATTGTTACACCCCTGACCCCGAAAGCCAGGAAGCCTATGCGCGCTTGTATCCCTTGTTTACCATGGCCTATCTGTCTCTTGAAGAGCTGTTTGGCAAAATGGCTTCAAACGGAGCTTAAAAGTCACCAGGGTAAGGCCTGCTGTATAATATAACTCGTCCATCGTGGGATCCTGATCCCGGCAATCAGAATCTTATTGCCTTTGATCGATAGAAACTGACCAGCGTCCGGTGGAAAGGACAGAGAGCGAAAAATATCCTCCCTTCATACAGTCAGTGACGCCAAACGTGGGAATAGCGACGCTTACCGGTAAAGACAAGATGCCCTTAGCGGGGGATATGACCAAGATCACGAAACGGGGGCTCAACTCTGGAACTCTACGATCCACGGTCTAGCGAATTTTCCATCGACCGGACACAGAGAACGTTTCGGTCTGGGTATTCCCTTCACCTGGTCCAGGCATAGACCGTTGTCCAACCCAGTTCCGGTAGATAGCTGGCGGGAGGAGTATTTTTGAGAGGAGAGATAAGCGAATGGTAGACCGGTTGTATCTGGGAGTGGATTTAGGCGGAACCGATACCAAGATTGCCTGTGTCAGCGAAGAAGGTCAGATTGTGGAGCGTTCCAAAATCCCGACCCGGGCGACGCGACCGGCTGATGAAGTTGTCAGGGACATTGCTGCGGAGTGCCTCCGCTTGCGCGATTTGGTTGAAAATCAGGTCAGTACGGTTGTTGCTCTGGGTATAGGTATTCCCGGACTGATTGACTGGGAAAAGGGGATTTGCAAACTCCTTCCGAATTTTGCCCACAAGTGGAAGGGCGTGCCGATCAAAGCTTGGATGGAACGTCAGATCAGTCTACCAGTCGGGATCATTAACGATGTTCGGGCGATCACCTTGGCGGAAAAACGTTTTGGAGCCGGAAAAAATGTCAAAACCATGGTCATGATAGCGATTGGAACCGGGATCGGGGGAGGAGTGGTGATTGATGGTGACCTCTATATCGGACAGGATGGGGGGGCTGGTGAGTTTGGTCATATAACCGTTGAGCCAACAGGTATCCTTTGTGGTTGTGGTAACCGGGGGTGTCTTGAGTCTTATGCTTCCGGGCCGGCTATTATCTCTCAAGCCGTTGGAACGGTGATTCGTCAGAACGATACGAAAATCAGGGATCTGGTTGATGGTAACATAGCAAAGATTACGCCGAAAATCGTAGAGGAGGCCGCGCTTTCAGGCGATCCTATAGCCAAAGGAATATACCGGCTGGCTGGATTGTACATTGGTCAGGCGTTGGGAAATGTGTGTCTGACTGTAAACCCAAAAATGATCGTTATCGGAGGAGGGGTCGCTCGGGCAGGTGAACTCTTGTTTGACGGTATTCGAGAAGGTCTACGGAACCGGTTGTTTCTGATTCCGGTCGACACCATCGATTTGGCCAGTGCGCAACTAGAGATGGATGCCGGGGTGATAGGAACGGCAACCTGGGTAAAAGAGCAAATGACGAAAGGGAAAATCGGTTCCTTTACACCCAAGGGCTAAGGGAGGGCTGTGGCTTTTCTCACGGCTTGCCTGATCACCACTTCGGGTACTTCCAAATATGTCTTTCCCTGGGTATGAAGAATCCGCAGGAATTTGACCTTGGACCCCACTACCGGGCTAAGGCAGGAGCAACTCCTGAGGGCGATTTTTTCACCGCATAAGAGGGTTTCCAGGGGAATTTTATTCACTAAAAGTTGGTAATCCGTATCGTTTCCCGGAGATGAGGTCTCCTGAAAGGTGAGCTTTATCGATTCTGGTGCAAGCTCCCGGGACAATTCAGCGACGAACTCCCCAATTTCCTGGCCGCCTTGCGCACAGTACAAACCCTCTTTTTTCCCCTCGGCATGGCGCCACTCAATTTCAAGATGTTTCATCGGAATACCTCGTATCGCTTAACCAAGTTGAGCCAAAAATTGTAGGCAGCACTCCCCCGTCATTGGCTCCTACAAATTCCTTATTTCTCTATATTGTAATCTGCGAGAAGGATTTTGTCCAGATCCAGTCGGTGCTTCACTTGGGACCAGGCTTCCTTCTCATCATCGGAGAGTGATTCTATATCTTTGGCCATCCGTTCGAGCCAGGGGATTTCGCGGGAGGGGATGGCGACCACATTCCGGTCTATCCCTTGACGTAAGACACGAAGTGCTTCCCGTGCCGATCGTTTCGTTCTCAGAAAGTGGTTTTTTTCGGTAAGAATATTCCGGGCGATATCGATAACCACATCGGGTCGCAGTATATAGGCTTGGGGATCGAGACGACTGTCTGATTCCACGTGAAGATTCCGGAGAGTGAGCGCATTATCCTTGCCTTGCCTCGTGGCCGCGTTGAGGAGACGACAGTCATACACGAGTTGTTCCATGGAAACTACGGGTGCGATATCGGCCAGGAGCTTGATGTTTTGTACAGATTCATTGCTCCATAAATCGGCTGTTGCCGCAGTGATATTACCCAGGGGGCTCAGATGAGCGACAGCGGCAGAGCGACCTTCCATGGAAATTGGATATCCGGTGATGGCCTTTAAGTAAGGACCCTCATAGGCGCAGTCCTTGCTGGGACCAACGGCTCCTACTTCATAGGCGACGAGGCTGCGTATGACTGTGGCCACCCGCACCACCGCTGCGAAGGTACGGGGAATATAACCCCGCTCCGCGAGGACCATGGCTGTATTTCCAAAACCGCAGGCAGAATCACCGGAAGGGACGGTTCCGGTTTCCCTGGCGATGGCGACGATGTCCTGCCAGAGCCTGGTCATGTCCCGGATACTCAAGATGCCGAGAATGACCAGAACGCTCTGGAGGTCGGCATTGAGCAAGGCATCGTCATGGATTTCTTTTCCTCCGGTCGATTCGATGGCCAACATCTCCGCACCAGCTTGAGCGCAACCTCGGAATGATTTCATCATCGCATCGTATAAATACCCTCCGGCCATGTGCGGGGGGCGGAC
Coding sequences within it:
- a CDS encoding alpha-2-macroglobulin family protein yields the protein LRQYFPDTLLWEGALVTDENGEITIPFRNAHSLTRWRVEVRAVHEEHFGETVVHFRTASPFALRASLPPFLFRGDRLSAEVTLWNALDPQSVQLDLLTSPGLTGNLDMRETMVGREEKLVFPLHLEAREPGDAWFRLYARGETATDGIELPLPVLETAIRVHSERSVLFRDESAGFDFLYEPEAYTKAPEVNLILFANRNERLLREGKSIYRYPYRGSEQIASQIIALLSLPSVSTNNWTEQIPSVIREGIHELYSLQNHDGGWGWWSNGDSMVFHTAHVLLAFSLAREHGYPVGHSTLERARHYLGWAVGEADPFEHLLADYALARLFKEETEFGRVPVWVVSELDDKALALFLLLSPEPERAFLTETLLNRRNVYGDTMFFGEHDPEKPWIDDRILSTTLAAKALFESGAPLDANRAYLWLWRALEGDRYLDTIDQAYFLLVSRLFGEEESTSDAPTFQVTVNGQSIPAGTGVFGPELSPVISVPSDLLTPGVNRIEVSGHTLFMATLDVIGFMEEPPDEGLLSVQRRYWKLRTARREDGNLIFVREPIETLLPGDEILCELVIDSPYPLENLVIEEGMPAGFELVRTWFHFPLSDDLDGEDYAYYQIVTLHNHQPVIFVHTLKKGENVIRYLLRARDTGVFSVLPGKAYLMYHPEVYGYSEVANVEIGR
- a CDS encoding hemolysin family protein — encoded protein: MEFLGTILLILFLILINAFFAASEIGLISARRSKLKTLREKNPEQVESLNRLLSNPGKLLATIQIGVTMAGFFASAAGAVFLAQRLGDRLQATAYPVISRFGTEIMIVLVTLVISYLSLVLGELLPKRIALSNPEQVSLRVVKTIEFLSRFFKPMVTALSASTDFLSRLIGLSKIEVASVTSEEIKILISEQRMLPLDERRLISQVVDFGNTLAYEVMTPRTDMVCIEENTSLKEVLELSIKSHYSRIPVFFEDLDNIIGFVHIKDLLWYLEDEKKIESRRAREVVRPIHFVPATKKVLNLLRELQQRRVHMAIVLDEYGGTAGLVTTEDLLEELVGEIFDEHDREMPPYRRIGENQFLVDASTPIEDLNELLNLRIPESEQFESLGGLVMELLGKIPEEGESMEINEYTIQVERMNRRRIATVRIIVNRKREGELYGQTDSGS
- the xylB gene encoding xylulokinase; protein product: MAKLILAHDLGTTGNKATLFDETGYMIESDFFGYETYFPDALSVEQDPNDYWEAVVNTTRRLLKNSGYSREDVAVVSFSGQMMAALPVDDRGNPLSRTLIWADRRGVAEVRDISERISPEEIYAITGHRLSANYSLAKILWIKKHLPDAYRNARAFLMAKDFVVYKLTGRLVTDYSDASGTNLFDLVDEEWSGEILERVGIDGEKLPPLFSSVDVVGDITTEAAEACGLRAGTPVVIGGGDGPCAATGAGVVREGQAYNYLGSSSWIALASTRPVYDPRKRTFTFHHLERGLFMPTGTMQAAGGSFQWCRDTLCEREKSMSSELGVSSYELMDLEAGKISPGSEGLFFLPYLMGERAPWWNPHARGAFIGLTPRHRKGHLIRSVLEGVSFNLRIILDAFREQGIPIESMRVIGGGARGDFWNRILASMFEIEVLRPIYIEEATSLGAAIAGGVGIGMFPDLSSAEELVKIRDCYTPDPESQEAYARLYPLFTMAYLSLEELFGKMASNGA
- a CDS encoding ROK family protein; amino-acid sequence: MVDRLYLGVDLGGTDTKIACVSEEGQIVERSKIPTRATRPADEVVRDIAAECLRLRDLVENQVSTVVALGIGIPGLIDWEKGICKLLPNFAHKWKGVPIKAWMERQISLPVGIINDVRAITLAEKRFGAGKNVKTMVMIAIGTGIGGGVVIDGDLYIGQDGGAGEFGHITVEPTGILCGCGNRGCLESYASGPAIISQAVGTVIRQNDTKIRDLVDGNIAKITPKIVEEAALSGDPIAKGIYRLAGLYIGQALGNVCLTVNPKMIVIGGGVARAGELLFDGIREGLRNRLFLIPVDTIDLASAQLEMDAGVIGTATWVKEQMTKGKIGSFTPKG
- a CDS encoding DUF2703 domain-containing protein, yielding MKHLEIEWRHAEGKKEGLYCAQGGQEIGEFVAELSRELAPESIKLTFQETSSPGNDTDYQLLVNKIPLETLLCGEKIALRSCSCLSPVVGSKVKFLRILHTQGKTYLEVPEVVIRQAVRKATALP
- a CDS encoding methyltransferase MtaB domain-containing protein encodes the protein MFTTLAVSQVDDLIYGVSPNALTLKNGLVIGGGTVFPEINFTLPPMEVTTETMPEVKTQYREMTKGVLDRAKALHVPGLIVEIELLPPLTMHPEWGVEVTKLVLDLMHDYQEKFGLKSSLRITPNDIREMVRPPHMAGGYLYDAMMKSFRGCAQAGAEMLAIESTGGKEIHDDALLNADLQSVLVILGILSIRDMTRLWQDIVAIARETGTVPSGDSACGFGNTAMVLAERGYIPRTFAAVVRVATVIRSLVAYEVGAVGPSKDCAYEGPYLKAITGYPISMEGRSAAVAHLSPLGNITAATADLWSNESVQNIKLLADIAPVVSMEQLVYDCRLLNAATRQGKDNALTLRNLHVESDSRLDPQAYILRPDVVIDIARNILTEKNHFLRTKRSAREALRVLRQGIDRNVVAIPSREIPWLERMAKDIESLSDDEKEAWSQVKHRLDLDKILLADYNIEK